From the Nitrobacter hamburgensis X14 genome, one window contains:
- a CDS encoding argininosuccinate synthase, giving the protein MSKKVEKVVLAYSGGLDTSIILKWLQTTYGAEVVTFTADLGQGEELEPARQKALLLGIKPENIFIEDLREEFVRDYVFPMFRANAVYEGQYLLGTSIARPLIAKKQIEIAEKVGADAVSHGATGKGNDQVRFELGYYALKPDITIIAPWREWDFKSREKLIAFAEQHQIPIAKDKRGEAPFSVDANLLHASSEGKVLEDPAQEVPDYVYSRTIDPQAAPDQPTYITIDFEKGDAVAIDGRTMSPATLLAKLNELGRANGIGRLDLVENRFVGMKSRGMYETPGGTILLVAHRGIEQITLDRGAAHLKDELMPKYAELIYNGFWFAPEREMLQAAIDHSQQYVSGQVRLKLYKGNVILVGRDSRYSLYDQDLVTFEEGAVAYDHRDAAGFIKLNALRLRTLGQRKKKLGL; this is encoded by the coding sequence ATGAGCAAGAAGGTGGAGAAGGTGGTGCTTGCCTATTCGGGCGGGCTCGACACCTCGATTATCTTGAAATGGTTGCAGACCACCTACGGCGCCGAGGTCGTGACCTTCACCGCCGATCTCGGTCAGGGCGAGGAACTGGAGCCGGCGCGCCAGAAGGCGTTGTTGCTCGGTATCAAGCCTGAGAACATCTTCATCGAGGATCTGCGCGAGGAATTCGTCCGCGACTATGTGTTCCCGATGTTCCGCGCCAACGCGGTCTATGAGGGCCAGTATCTGCTCGGCACCTCGATCGCGCGGCCGCTGATTGCGAAGAAGCAGATCGAGATCGCCGAGAAAGTCGGCGCCGATGCGGTGTCGCACGGCGCGACCGGCAAGGGTAACGATCAGGTCCGCTTCGAACTCGGTTACTATGCGCTGAAGCCCGATATCACCATCATCGCGCCGTGGCGCGAGTGGGATTTCAAGTCGCGCGAGAAGCTGATCGCGTTCGCCGAGCAGCATCAGATCCCGATCGCCAAGGACAAGCGCGGCGAAGCGCCGTTCTCGGTCGACGCTAACCTGCTGCACGCCTCCAGCGAAGGCAAGGTGCTGGAAGACCCGGCGCAGGAAGTGCCGGATTACGTCTATTCGCGCACCATCGATCCGCAGGCCGCGCCGGATCAGCCGACCTACATCACGATCGATTTCGAGAAGGGCGATGCCGTTGCCATCGACGGCAGGACGATGTCTCCCGCCACGCTGCTCGCGAAGCTGAACGAGCTCGGCCGCGCCAACGGCATCGGCCGGCTCGATCTGGTCGAGAACCGTTTCGTCGGCATGAAGTCGCGCGGCATGTACGAGACGCCCGGCGGCACTATCCTTCTTGTCGCGCATCGCGGCATCGAGCAGATCACGCTCGATCGCGGCGCGGCGCATCTGAAGGATGAGCTGATGCCGAAATATGCCGAGCTGATCTACAACGGCTTCTGGTTCGCGCCGGAACGCGAGATGCTGCAGGCGGCGATCGATCATTCGCAGCAATACGTCAGCGGCCAGGTGCGGCTGAAGCTCTATAAGGGCAATGTCATCCTTGTCGGCCGCGACAGCAGATATTCGCTGTACGATCAGGATCTCGT
- a CDS encoding phosphatase PAP2 family protein produces MNRTGLVIALGLVLVIGIVFGIRPEYDLRLAALFYDPATKTFPLKSDALASFARNAAMWVAWAFAVPAIVALIVKMFRPDRPLMMSGRTVAFLLITMLLSAGVLTNLTFKSFWARPRPVMVTEFDGPWKFMPWWDPRGECGRNCSFFSGEGATAFWTLAPAALTPPAWRPLAYAGAITFGAVTSVLRMAFGGHFFTDVAAAAIVAFLVIWLVHGYIYRWPSTRKSDAEIDAALTRFAWPGYRMRQRWLGRDVGPVPVPKKPA; encoded by the coding sequence ATGAACCGGACCGGATTAGTCATCGCGCTCGGACTTGTGCTCGTGATCGGAATCGTGTTCGGGATTCGCCCCGAATACGATTTGCGCCTCGCGGCGCTGTTCTACGATCCCGCGACGAAAACCTTTCCGCTCAAATCGGACGCGCTGGCTTCGTTTGCGCGCAATGCCGCGATGTGGGTGGCATGGGCGTTCGCGGTCCCTGCGATCGTCGCGCTGATTGTGAAGATGTTTCGCCCGGATCGCCCGCTGATGATGTCGGGCCGGACCGTCGCGTTTCTGCTCATCACCATGCTGCTCAGCGCCGGGGTCCTGACCAACCTGACGTTCAAGAGCTTCTGGGCCCGGCCGCGGCCCGTGATGGTGACGGAATTCGACGGCCCATGGAAATTCATGCCGTGGTGGGATCCGCGCGGCGAATGCGGCCGGAATTGTTCCTTCTTCTCCGGCGAGGGCGCCACCGCGTTCTGGACCCTGGCGCCGGCCGCGCTGACGCCGCCCGCGTGGCGGCCGCTGGCCTATGCGGGCGCGATCACGTTCGGCGCGGTCACCAGTGTGCTGCGGATGGCGTTCGGCGGTCACTTCTTCACCGACGTGGCGGCGGCCGCAATCGTCGCGTTTCTGGTGATCTGGCTGGTTCATGGCTACATCTACCGCTGGCCATCGACGCGGAAGAGCGATGCGGAGATCGATGCCGCGTTGACGCGGTTCGCCTGGCCCGGCTATCGGATGCGGCAGCGGTGGCTAGGCCGCGATGTCGGTCCGGTACCCGTGCCGAAGAAGCCGGCGTGA